In one Alphaproteobacteria bacterium RIFCSPHIGHO2_01_FULL_41_14 genomic region, the following are encoded:
- a CDS encoding alanine racemase — MTNLNPFLKLEIDLGKIVANYKTLHQITGTETSAVIKADAYGVGAIPVAQALFQAGCRKFYVATIDEAIELREVLPPEAIIYVFNCFIEEHLPLLFEKNIIPVLTSLDQIKLYKKHGGTHYVLHFDTGMKRLSLPAESVADVLKIIPADRVDWVMSHLASADDLEGPQNKQQLTLFKSIIQHFPRSKYSLVASKGTNLGAEYFFDQTRPGIYLYGITPSTETEISKKLPMALRMRAQILEVKSLKKGESVGYNATYTAVNPRRIASIGAGYADGIPVSYSNRNHFWLHNHPVPIIGRVSMDLTVIDITGIPESIGRVGEWVDLIHDPMSFYEMSKAAGSSPHEMLTRLGRRCNRVYKQ, encoded by the coding sequence ATGACGAACTTAAACCCCTTTTTAAAATTAGAAATTGATCTTGGGAAAATAGTTGCCAACTATAAAACCCTCCACCAAATAACGGGAACAGAAACGTCTGCCGTGATAAAGGCTGACGCGTATGGCGTGGGAGCGATACCGGTCGCACAAGCCCTCTTCCAGGCCGGTTGTCGCAAATTTTATGTGGCCACCATTGATGAAGCAATCGAACTCCGCGAAGTCTTGCCCCCTGAAGCCATTATTTATGTTTTTAATTGCTTTATTGAAGAACATCTTCCTCTTCTTTTTGAAAAAAATATCATTCCCGTTCTCACCAGCCTCGACCAAATCAAACTTTATAAAAAGCATGGGGGCACCCATTATGTTTTACATTTTGACACGGGCATGAAGCGTCTATCTTTACCCGCCGAAAGTGTGGCCGATGTTCTGAAAATCATTCCCGCTGACAGAGTTGATTGGGTGATGAGCCACTTGGCGTCCGCCGATGATTTGGAGGGTCCTCAAAATAAACAGCAGCTCACCCTCTTTAAATCCATTATCCAACATTTCCCGAGATCCAAGTATTCCCTCGTCGCCTCAAAGGGCACTAATTTAGGCGCTGAGTACTTTTTTGATCAAACGCGTCCTGGTATTTACCTCTATGGCATCACACCCTCCACCGAAACAGAGATCAGTAAAAAGCTCCCCATGGCTCTTCGCATGCGGGCCCAAATCTTAGAAGTAAAATCCTTGAAAAAAGGGGAAAGCGTGGGCTACAACGCCACCTACACAGCCGTGAATCCTCGCCGCATTGCCAGCATAGGGGCAGGATATGCGGATGGTATCCCAGTTTCGTACAGCAATAGGAATCATTTCTGGCTTCACAATCATCCCGTCCCCATTATAGGGCGCGTTTCAATGGATTTGACTGTTATCGACATAACAGGTATCCCTGAATCTATAGGTCGTGTGGGAGAATGGGTTGACCTCATTCATGATCCCATGTCATTCTACGAGATGTCCAAGGCCGCGGGATCTAGTCCACACGAAATGCTCACCCGCCTTGGACGAAGATGTAACCGTGTATATAAACAATGA
- a CDS encoding 30S ribosomal protein S2 gives MSKTTFTMRQLLEAGVHFGHHPRRWNPKMATYLFGVRNNVHIIDLQQTVPLLYRALEAIKEIVSKGGRILFVGTKHQASGPIAEAATSCGQYYVNHRWLGGMLTNWGTISKSINRLEELEKKLDQQSGFTKKEHLKLSRERQKLEMTLGGIRSMGGRPNALFVIDTNKEALAIEEAHKLGIPVIAVVDSNSNPEKVDYVIPGNDDASRAINLYCQLVVLSVLEGLQAEIRTSGVDVGTVQAPIETIAEFESVEVLPEAGSVTEEIIVETPQEESQE, from the coding sequence ATGTCTAAAACAACTTTTACCATGCGTCAGCTATTAGAAGCCGGCGTGCACTTTGGTCACCACCCTCGTCGTTGGAATCCGAAAATGGCCACGTACCTATTCGGCGTTCGTAACAACGTTCATATCATTGATTTACAGCAAACGGTTCCTTTATTGTACCGTGCCTTAGAAGCTATCAAAGAAATTGTTTCTAAGGGAGGCCGTATCCTTTTTGTGGGAACGAAGCACCAAGCTTCAGGGCCCATCGCGGAAGCGGCCACATCGTGTGGTCAATATTATGTGAACCATCGTTGGCTTGGTGGGATGCTGACGAACTGGGGAACCATTTCTAAGTCGATTAACCGTCTTGAGGAATTGGAAAAGAAGCTTGACCAACAGTCTGGTTTTACAAAGAAAGAACATCTCAAGCTTTCAAGAGAAAGACAAAAACTAGAGATGACTTTGGGGGGGATTCGTTCCATGGGAGGTCGTCCGAACGCTTTGTTTGTGATTGATACCAATAAAGAGGCTTTGGCCATTGAAGAAGCACATAAGTTGGGCATTCCCGTTATTGCGGTCGTAGATAGCAACTCAAACCCTGAAAAGGTGGATTATGTGATTCCAGGCAATGATGATGCAAGCCGGGCCATTAACCTTTATTGCCAGCTTGTTGTGTTGTCTGTTTTAGAAGGTCTTCAAGCAGAGATTAGAACATCAGGTGTGGATGTGGGGACGGTACAGGCTCCCATAGAAACCATCGCAGAGTTTGAATCCGTAGAAGTTTTGCCAGAAGCAGGATCTGTCACAGAAGAGATCATTGTTGAAACCCCGCAAGAAGAATCTCAAGAATAA
- a CDS encoding translation elongation factor Ts — MQITAALVKELRERTGAGMMDCKKALSECGADLELAIDWLRKKGLSAAAKKADRIAAEGLIGIAVKGNVGVAVEVNAETDFVGRNEQFQNYVRRVSEAALDMDYSVPSLLAKTFSAETGRTNQEELTHLVAVIGENMGLRRVSRLVVSSGVVVGYVHNAVGEHLGRIGVLVALESTGNESKLTAMGKQIAMHVAAMSPRSLSIEELDPALVEREKAIISEQASGSGKPAEVMEKMVAGRLRKFYEEVVLLEQTFIMDPDKKVKDIISDYAKEMGCSVSLVAYTCFKLGDGIEKKVDDFASEVSKLTK; from the coding sequence ATGCAAATTACAGCTGCCCTTGTCAAAGAATTAAGAGAACGTACGGGTGCCGGAATGATGGATTGCAAAAAAGCCTTGAGCGAATGTGGGGCTGATTTGGAGTTGGCCATCGATTGGCTTAGAAAGAAAGGCTTGTCTGCTGCTGCTAAGAAAGCTGATCGTATCGCTGCGGAAGGGCTTATTGGCATTGCCGTAAAAGGAAATGTGGGTGTGGCCGTTGAAGTAAACGCTGAAACCGATTTTGTTGGCCGTAATGAGCAATTCCAAAATTATGTTCGGCGGGTATCAGAAGCAGCCCTCGATATGGATTACTCCGTTCCTTCTCTTTTGGCGAAAACGTTTTCTGCTGAAACAGGAAGGACAAACCAAGAAGAACTCACCCATTTGGTAGCCGTCATTGGCGAAAATATGGGGCTGCGTCGTGTCTCCAGATTGGTTGTTTCGTCCGGTGTTGTGGTGGGATATGTGCACAATGCAGTGGGTGAGCATCTCGGGCGAATTGGTGTTTTGGTTGCCTTGGAATCCACAGGTAATGAATCTAAGCTGACGGCCATGGGGAAACAGATTGCCATGCATGTTGCGGCGATGAGCCCTCGGTCTCTTTCCATCGAAGAATTGGATCCTGCCTTGGTTGAACGTGAAAAGGCCATTATTTCAGAGCAAGCTAGCGGATCTGGAAAGCCGGCAGAGGTTATGGAGAAAATGGTCGCTGGTCGGTTGCGGAAATTCTACGAAGAAGTTGTGCTGCTAGAGCAAACATTTATCATGGATCCGGATAAAAAAGTTAAAGATATTATTTCAGACTATGCCAAAGAAATGGGGTGTTCTGTTTCTTTGGTTGCCTACACGTGTTTTAAGTTAGGCGATGGTATTGAAAAGAAAGTTGATGACTTTGCGTCAGAAGTTTCAAAGCTTACCAAGTAA
- a CDS encoding UMP kinase: MKRVLVKLSGEALKGNSLTSFSQDVMTDIGHKIESLRAKGIQIAIVVGGGNIFRGKEESISSLNRCQADQMGMLATVINGIALQSILTDLGIKTRVFSALPLLGVCETFNQQAATEALDLGQVVICVGGSGNPYFTTDTASVLRALELKCDGLMKATKVDGVYDCDPHHNKAAKRFDRLSYAQVKERNLKVMDATAISLAAEHNLPIMVFSLLEKNCFERVLSNQLTHTVIS; this comes from the coding sequence ATGAAGCGAGTATTGGTTAAATTATCAGGAGAGGCGTTGAAGGGAAACTCTTTAACGTCTTTTTCGCAAGACGTCATGACCGACATTGGTCACAAGATTGAATCCTTGCGAGCGAAGGGTATTCAGATTGCCATCGTTGTGGGCGGAGGGAATATCTTCCGTGGAAAGGAAGAAAGTATTTCTTCTTTGAATCGGTGCCAGGCGGATCAGATGGGTATGCTCGCCACCGTTATTAACGGGATTGCTCTTCAAAGTATTTTAACGGATCTAGGCATTAAAACGCGCGTGTTCTCGGCGCTCCCTCTCTTGGGTGTTTGTGAGACTTTCAATCAGCAAGCAGCAACCGAGGCCCTTGATCTGGGCCAGGTGGTCATTTGTGTTGGAGGAAGTGGTAATCCTTATTTTACCACGGATACAGCTTCTGTTTTAAGAGCCTTAGAGCTCAAGTGCGATGGATTGATGAAGGCTACAAAAGTAGATGGGGTTTATGATTGTGATCCCCATCACAATAAAGCGGCCAAACGGTTTGATAGGCTCTCCTATGCGCAGGTGAAGGAGAGAAATCTAAAGGTTATGGATGCAACGGCTATTTCTTTAGCAGCGGAACATAATCTTCCTATTATGGTTTTTTCTTTACTGGAAAAAAACTGTTTTGAAAGAGTATTAAGCAATCAGCTGACCCACACCGTTATTTCTTAG
- a CDS encoding ribosome recycling factor yields the protein MTMDFSIDLRKRMTGTLESLKKDFNSLRTGRASTALLDNVMVEVYGASLPLAQVATITVPEARMLSVQVWDRGVVKSVEKAIMEAGLGLNPICDGQLIRLPLPDLSEERRRELVKVAAKYTEAAKISIRNVRRDGMDELKLREKGGDISEDDLRRSSEEVQKITDDYIKKIDELFSQKERDVMSL from the coding sequence ATGACAATGGATTTTTCAATAGATTTAAGAAAAAGAATGACCGGCACCCTCGAGTCTTTGAAGAAAGACTTCAATAGCTTGCGGACAGGGAGAGCCTCAACAGCCCTTTTGGATAACGTGATGGTGGAAGTTTATGGGGCCTCCCTGCCGCTCGCTCAAGTGGCCACCATTACTGTTCCTGAAGCGCGCATGCTTTCCGTGCAAGTTTGGGATAGAGGCGTTGTCAAGAGTGTAGAGAAAGCCATTATGGAAGCGGGATTGGGATTAAACCCTATCTGTGATGGACAACTCATTCGCTTGCCTTTGCCAGACCTCAGTGAAGAAAGAAGACGCGAGCTTGTAAAAGTCGCTGCCAAATATACCGAAGCTGCAAAGATCAGTATTCGTAATGTGCGGCGTGATGGAATGGACGAATTAAAACTAAGGGAAAAAGGGGGGGATATCTCAGAAGATGATCTGCGTCGTTCTTCAGAAGAAGTTCAAAAAATCACGGATGACTATATCAAGAAAATTGATGAGCTCTTTTCCCAAAAAGAGCGAGATGTTATGAGTCTTTAA
- a CDS encoding di-trans,poly-cis-decaprenylcistransferase, protein MNVAIMPRHVAIIMDGNGRWAKAKGKPRMRGHQQGAETLRAIIEESIQLGVSYLTVYAFSTENWKRPAEEVKGLMTLLKLYLEKELKTLQKEGIKVKFIGGRTSLSENILDVIRTAEEKTKDNSRFTLIVAFNYGARDEIIRAVRHLVSACEDHTLKAEEISAETFSDFLDTKGVPDPDLLIRTSGEYRISNFLLWQCSYAELFFTKTLWPDFSKEEYKSILHDFSQRERRCGKTSEQLKKV, encoded by the coding sequence TTGAATGTGGCAATCATGCCACGGCATGTCGCCATTATTATGGATGGAAATGGACGGTGGGCCAAGGCAAAGGGCAAACCCCGCATGAGGGGCCATCAGCAAGGGGCTGAAACCTTGCGCGCCATTATTGAAGAATCAATTCAGCTCGGTGTGTCCTACTTAACTGTCTATGCATTTTCCACAGAGAATTGGAAAAGACCCGCTGAAGAAGTCAAGGGCCTGATGACGCTTCTTAAACTTTACTTAGAAAAAGAACTCAAAACACTGCAAAAAGAAGGTATTAAGGTCAAATTCATTGGGGGTCGGACCTCTTTGTCAGAAAATATTTTAGATGTTATTCGGACGGCCGAAGAAAAAACGAAAGATAATAGCCGGTTTACCCTGATCGTGGCTTTTAATTACGGGGCGCGCGATGAGATTATAAGAGCTGTGCGTCACCTAGTCTCTGCCTGTGAAGACCATACCCTGAAGGCAGAAGAAATTTCGGCAGAGACATTTTCTGATTTTTTGGATACAAAGGGGGTTCCCGATCCGGATTTGCTCATCAGAACCAGTGGGGAGTACAGAATAAGTAATTTTTTGCTTTGGCAATGTTCGTATGCAGAGCTCTTTTTTACAAAAACATTGTGGCCTGATTTCTCAAAAGAAGAATATAAATCAATTCTCCATGACTTTTCCCAACGAGAAAGACGGTGTGGAAAAACGTCAGAACAGCTTAAAAAGGTATAG